The genomic interval GAGGGGCCGGCCAGGACCAGTACTGCTGTTACGAATGCGATACAGACAACTGCGATCTTTTTCATCGAATTTCTCCTTTCACGGTTTCAGTTTACTGACCGGACAGGCTCCGGCAGTGTTGTTGTGAGGTTACCGGATGTCCGGCACCGGGAAAATGACCCCGCCGAACAGCAGGTAGGCCAGGATCAGTGTCCAGACGACATTGAACGCCTGCGCAGTGACGAAGGCAAGCGCGGGCCGTCCCTCCTCCATTTTCGCCATATCAAGGAAGCGCGTCTCAAGACCGATGGAAACGAACGCCAGAGCGAACCACCAGGTACGAAGCTCTCCCAGCACCTTCTTTGTACTGTCTACGGTGTCAAGAGGCAGCACAAAGGAAAAGACGACCGAGGCCACGATGAAGCCCAGAACGAATTTCGGGAACCGGTCCCAGATTACGCGGGCCGTAGGGCGCTGGCCCGCGGCCGCTCCCGCCCTGAACGTCCACCAGATCGAGAGGATGAAAGCGGCAACGCCGATCAATGCGTTCTGTGAGAATTTGACAATAACGCCTGTCTTCATGGCCGCTTCGCTGATCAGTGCGCCTGCCGCGACGACCGAGCCGCTCGTATCGAGCGTGCCTCCGAGCCATGCGCCGCCCACGATTTCGGGAATGCCGAAATACTTTACTGCCCAGGGCATAAGGACCATCATGGGCACCGCGATGATCAGCACGAGCGAGGTGACATAGGAAAGTTTCTTCTTGTCCCCCTCGATGGCGCCGCAGGTCGCGATCGCGGCGGACACGCCGCAGATCGAGACCGCGCTCGACAGGATTACGCCGAACTCATCGTCCACCTTGAGCTTTCTGCAGAGCCAGAAACAGAAGTACCAGACCACTCCGATCACCAGCACTGCCTGAACGATACCGAGAGCTCCCGCCTGCACGATTTCGAAGAACAGAAGTCCCGCTCCCAGGATCACGAGGCCGGTCTTGATGTAATACTCGGTCTGGACGGCATCCCGGAGCCATTGGGGGAGGCCGATGGTGTTGCTGATGGCAAGCCCGATGATCAGGGCGAAGATGACATATTCTATGCCCCAGTCGGTCGGCAGCGCATTCCCTGCCAGGAAGCGGGACAGCCAGGCGAGGAAAAAAACAACGGGGAACGCCACAATATATTTTCTGAGATTTCTGCCGAGCAGGATGATCCCCACCGAGGAAACGATCAGAAAGCCCAGCGCGATCTTAATGACGTTAAAGATGTTGGTCTGGGTGAAGACCTTATCGGCGCGAGCCTTGGTGCGGTCGGCGATCTCCTTGCCGACCTCGCCCGGGATGCCTCCGACACCCTCCACTTTTCCCGCGGCCTTAAGAATTTCCTGGCGGTCGCCCTTCGCGAGCGCTTCCTGAAGGGCCTTCAGCCGCACAACCGTGCCCGCGTCTCCTTTTGCCTCGGCTTCAATGATGCGGGGTTCGACCGCGTTTTTCCATTTGTCAACGCGCGAAGCGACCTGGCTGTCCGTTGTCCATTTGAAGTTTGTCGAAATCGTTGAAAGGTTGAACAGCTTGAAATGAAACGCCGCGATGATCGCGAGGATGATGAAGAACCCGAGCCAGACAGCCAGCCAGTCCTCGTTTTTCCAGAGGGCTGAAAGCCCCTCTTTTTTTGGAGCGGGACATGTATTACCCTGTTCTGCCATACGATGACCTCCTTTTTATTTAAAAAAGTCCGTGCAAGGCGCACAAACAGTAAAACAAAATGCCTGTCAATCGGCAGTCTGTCGAACCACGCTCACCTCCTCCCCCGAATTATGAACAAATCTTTTTAATATCAATACAGATGGGCTTTAGTAATAATAGATGAAACCGTTGGTCTGTTTTTTCGCGACGCATGGATGAGGTGATTGCAGGGCCACAGGCAAACTGTTTCCGACATGTGATGTAATTATGAAAGCAGGGCGACTATTTGTCAAGTTGATTTTCGTTTATTTTTTGTTTTCTTTTGATCAATTTCTCCAGCTCCACGGCAAGGAAGACCACGGATGACAATGCGAGCGTAAACAGCAGCTCATTCAGCGTCAGCGGTTCTGTCTTAAATATCGGATTTAACACAGGCACATAGATCGTGGCCATCTGAAGAACAAAAGTCAACACGACCGCGCCGAGGAGGTATTTATTGGAGAATATCCCGATCGTGAACAAGGATTCTGTTTCCGATCGTATGGCGAGAACATGGCCGAGCTGGGTCAGACAGAGCACGGTAAATACCATGGTTTGCCAGTGAGCATGCTCTGTCTTGATGGACCAGGCCTGAACAAAAAGGACGATGCCGGCCATTAAGAGACCCACCCATATCGCATGGGCGCCGAGACCGTGGCTGAAGATGCTTTCTTTGGGATGCCGCGGCGGTCTTTTCATAACATCGCCCTCGGCAGGTTCCGCGGACAGGGCGAGGGCGGGTAGCCCGTCCGTCACCAGATTGATCCAGAGCAGATGGATCGGAAGCAGGGGTATCGGCAGGCCTGCCAGAGGCGCAAGGAAGAGGGTCCATATCTCTCCTGAATTCGTTGTGAGAAGATACTTGATGAATTTTCTGATATTGTCGTAGATCTTTCTCCCCTCCCTCACTGCCTTTACGATAGTGGAGAAATTGTCATCCAGAAGGATCATGTGGGCGGCTTCTTTTGATACATCCGTTCCGGTGATGCCCATGGCAACACCGATGTCCGCCCGCTTTAATGCTGGCGCGTCGTTAACCCCGTCCCCGGTCATGGCGACGAACTGGCCTTTGTCCTGGAGTGCTTTTACGATTTTCAGTTTTTGCTCGGGCGCGACCCGCGCGTATACCCGGATATGCTCGACCCTTGCCTCAAATTCCTCTAGTGATAACTTCTCCAGCTCTTGTCCGGTCATGAGCGCTTTTGGATCGTCGTCTACAATGCCCAGACGCTGGGCTATTACCCGCGCGGTGATGGGATGGTCGCCGGTTATCATGACCGGCTTTATCCCCGCTGCCTTGCACAGGGCGACCGCTTCCCCGGCTTCTTCCCGGGGCGGGTCCAGCATGCCGGTAAGACCGATGATCGTCAGACCGGTCTCAACATTCCCCGGGGACATATCAGCAGGCAGTGCGTCCCAGGTTCTCATTGCAATACAGAGGACCCTCAGGCCGTCCGCCGCCATCCGGTCATTCACTCCGTTGATCTCCTGCTTATCAACAGCCCTCAATTCCTTCGCGGTTAAAATATTTTCCGACTTGTCGATCAGAACATCTATCGCCCCTTTGGTAAAAGAAGCAAATCCTCCTTCAGGGCGCGCATGAAAAGTCGTC from Nitrospirota bacterium carries:
- a CDS encoding YeiH family protein gives rise to the protein MAEQGNTCPAPKKEGLSALWKNEDWLAVWLGFFIILAIIAAFHFKLFNLSTISTNFKWTTDSQVASRVDKWKNAVEPRIIEAEAKGDAGTVVRLKALQEALAKGDRQEILKAAGKVEGVGGIPGEVGKEIADRTKARADKVFTQTNIFNVIKIALGFLIVSSVGIILLGRNLRKYIVAFPVVFFLAWLSRFLAGNALPTDWGIEYVIFALIIGLAISNTIGLPQWLRDAVQTEYYIKTGLVILGAGLLFFEIVQAGALGIVQAVLVIGVVWYFCFWLCRKLKVDDEFGVILSSAVSICGVSAAIATCGAIEGDKKKLSYVTSLVLIIAVPMMVLMPWAVKYFGIPEIVGGAWLGGTLDTSGSVVAAGALISEAAMKTGVIVKFSQNALIGVAAFILSIWWTFRAGAAAGQRPTARVIWDRFPKFVLGFIVASVVFSFVLPLDTVDSTKKVLGELRTWWFALAFVSIGLETRFLDMAKMEEGRPALAFVTAQAFNVVWTLILAYLLFGGVIFPVPDIR
- a CDS encoding cation-transporting P-type ATPase, giving the protein HALIRKLPAVETLGSVTYICSDKTGTLTLNKMTVEEVYVDGNAVRSAEFGVRSAPSPQPSPAGGEGALDGNPHSASRTPQALLMTALALSNDAQTGADGTVIGDPTEIALYDIAKKQGFEKRELEKDFPRVAEIPFDADRKCMTTFHARPEGGFASFTKGAIDVLIDKSENILTAKELRAVDKQEINGVNDRMAADGLRVLCIAMRTWDALPADMSPGNVETGLTIIGLTGMLDPPREEAGEAVALCKAAGIKPVMITGDHPITARVIAQRLGIVDDDPKALMTGQELEKLSLEEFEARVEHIRVYARVAPEQKLKIVKALQDKGQFVAMTGDGVNDAPALKRADIGVAMGITGTDVSKEAAHMILLDDNFSTIVKAVREGRKIYDNIRKFIKYLLTTNSGEIWTLFLAPLAGLPIPLLPIHLLWINLVTDGLPALALSAEPAEGDVMKRPPRHPKESIFSHGLGAHAIWVGLLMAGIVLFVQAWSIKTEHAHWQTMVFTVLCLTQLGHVLAIRSETESLFTIGIFSNKYLLGAVVLTFVLQMATIYVPVLNPIFKTEPLTLNELLFTLALSSVVFLAVELEKLIKRKQKINENQLDK